The DNA window ACTCCTCTTTGGGGTTTATATAGATGGAGATGAAGAGGGGAAATCTATATCTCTGGCATGGTTGGTATAGTTGAGAATACAGGAGACTGGTTTTGAGTTTTGTTCTTGTTAGTTCACCTTCTTATCTATGCCATTGAAAATACTATATCATATGCTATCGATCGTTGTTGACTTGCTAtgtttttcttcagttttttccCCACTTGGGattcaaaaactttaaattcttCCATTGCCCCTCTTTTTCAAGGTGGATAGGTACTGTCATCGGTTGTTGACCAGAAATCAGCGTAAATATTTGTATGATTTTGTTGCCCACAGTGTCGGTAAATAAAAAAGAGCGTAGATCGATGGAGTTCAGAGAGACTACTTGTAACCCTTGAAAgtgtaaaaaaacacaagactACTTACTAGAGTCAACATTTTAGCAAATGAAGACCTCGTGCAAGAGAATCAAGAACAAAGTTgaattaaccatctaggtggtagcccagtggtaagaacttgggatcaagaagtttgcttcctctgtggtctcaggttcgagccctgtggttgcttatagatggccactggaggcttacatggtcgttaatttcagggcccgtgggattagtcgaggtgcgcgcaagctgacccgaacacccacgttaaactaaaaaaataaagaaagaacaaaGTTGAATGTCACAAGTCACGAACTAAGCTGGCCAAGGCTAGACTAGAACAACTTGAGTATTCGTAACTGTGGCCAAGCTCAAGGCCTGGAAGCACAATTTTGAAGTGAATTCCATATTCCATATAcaatgcatttttcttttttatacaaaaaaattaaattattataatagtcGCATGTTTTGAATTCTTACCCTAAGGAGGGGACAAGTCATTTGGTGATTTTCGAAATGCCATGAACAACAACCTCGTGTTGCGTACAAGAGTTGTACCCTGCATTATCGTAttaatcaagaattaaaaacCAATTGTATTgcctttttctcccttttttggGGTTATGTCAAATcacggttttattttttttttattttcttgatgatATTGATATATCAGATTAACTAACTAAATCATGGATTAACTCATTATATCAATCGGATTTGATGTGGACACTGCCTTTCCCTGTTAAAATCAAAACCTAGCCCAACTTAGCACCGAATCATGGATTTCCTGAATTAACTCACTGGGCAGAGGAAGAGCGGGTTTAATTTGTAAGCGTAGAACACACTGGGCCTATATCAAGTATTAACGTTGTACTCAATTAATCTCTTGCTAGATATCAACAGTTTTCCCAGTCTATTGCAGCGGTctggtatttttcttttttccttttatatgttttcgAATAATTGATAGGGGCTCATGAGTCATGAAGTGAATGATGAACATGAAAGGAAGACTAACCATGGATTTGGTAATGCCACTAGatttttgaaactaaaataatttggcTAACATTATCGAAAAGATCAagaatcttttatatataccaccaaataaatatgattaattaactGTGGAGCAACACCATAAAcatgaaagaaagcaaatttatttacttaaaatcGGCAATGATATAGGTATATGTAATACAAGGAAACAAATAggtacagataaaaaaaaataagaagggaAACAACAGTGCAAAAAAATGAAGACCACCATTAACAAACACAATTCCTCAGAATACGCCATCGATAACAACGCACTGAAAATATATGAGCTTCTGACATGAAAGCTTAATAATCGAACTGAATATGAACGAGAACATGGTCTAGTTTCCAGCTGGTGGTGGGGAGAGGAATGGAATAGAGGGAATTGTAGTTGGGATAGGGATAGTGGGAATATTTGAGGGCATGCTTGGAAGTGGAGGCAAGGTCACCTTGGGGAGACTGGGCATTGTTGGCAGGCTGGGAAGTGGAGGCAGAGTGGGTTTAGGCAGTGAAGGTTGTGTGGTGGGCAAAGTTGGCAAGGGGGGCTGTGGCAGTGTTGGCATAGAAGGCATTGGTGGCAACGTTGGTTTAGGCAAATTCGGCACGGAAGGTAAAGGGGGCAATTGCAGAAGATGACGAGCTGCCTCGCCGCCTGGAAAAGAGAAAGCAATGAGGAGAGCTAAGATGAAACAGTTGAAACTTGCCATCTTGGTGCTAAATTTAAGGCCTACGAATAAGCAAACAAAGAACAGTATGAGATTCTTCGTGATGAACCAGGGCTCGTAATGGGTTTATATAGATGGAGATACAGTAGGAGAGATCTCCCTGTGATTTGAGACAGATGGTTGGTTTAGTATAGAAAGCAGGACAATCATTTTGAGTTTTGTTAATGGTAGGTCACCTTCTTATCCATCTTCCATTGAAAACAATACCATTTCTTCGTTTTCTTGTTGCTGTGATTGAGACTATTATGATTTTTCTCCCTCTCCATTTTTCCTGAAATTAGATGGAGCAGGACTCAAACTTGCATTTGGTGACCAATCAAACTATTGAGCTAAGTTAATTAGTTGTATATAGTTATCAGACTGGCTTGAGATCtgacttttaattttgtaaaattaatattttatcattttgaacattgctttctttttttgtcatatcaaacttttattttttttataaaaaaaaattgtcatttgatttgatgttacaatatcatcttctttttcGTTTACATTTCTCTCAATTTGCATTATCTCTCATTTGCTTAGTTTTTAGGGATATCCGAGATGAATTAGATTAAGAACGGGGACTGGATTTGACAAGGAAAAATACACGAGCCACTTTTAGATTTTGATATGGGAAAATTCAGTTCAATTCCtcaaatttcagatttttttatcattctgtCGCTATTATTTTGGAAATTCAAGTTacaatatcaaattttattttttttacattttagttattgaatgttgagaaagaagagaaaatgttgtcaaaaattttaaaagaaaaaggaaattattaaataatcaaaaacTGTCTAGCAAATGACAGGTCGCCTAGGCAATTTGTAGCatggttattaaaaaaaatggagcagACGActcctgataaaaaaaaaaaaaaaatgttaggtaGCTAGGCATGCCCAAGCTTTTTTTGTGGACTTAGCCTATCCGATTCATCAGCAcctaacgttttttttttctttgcattaagctttttctatttaaatattaattaatttcctatGTCTGGTGTTTTGGTTAAGCTTCGTTTTATGGTAATGAATTTATGAGGGGTGCGCAtcgttaaaacattttaaattggataaaaaatccAACCAAATTGAACGAAAGACCAAATTAATTAGTTCAGTtcaattcatttcatttttattaaaaccaaaTAAGTTCAAATGatccaaacaataaaaaaaaaatgttagaaaataatataaattatattttaaaactttacctaacagcttaagttattggattgaaataattttttgacatggATATTAGAGACTTGATGATCAAGTAGTTACGTGTTTAAATTtcaccatccttatttatttgataaaaattaagcataagttAAAGTGAGTTTATGtaagtttcaaacccaaatgactttcacttgatagggtgtgttagaaaataatacaaatcatatcttgaagcctcacctaacagcttaaactattagattgagatgattatttgacaaggagttttttcttcaaaatttttattttttcagtttaattatatatagtcaggtttttttttgcttcagtGTTTTTTTGCTTCTAATTCAGTTATTTTGTTCTTCCCTAACGGTTATATTGTTAAtctcttgttgttttttctttttttctttccttcttggTACCAACATTTTTTGTTCGAGATGATGTTAAAGCTTAAAATTAAGCTGTCACATAGGCCTTAACAGCAAATCTAATTTGTCTATCATCTTCGATGGACCttgaaattaacttaattaattgagaCAAGAAAATAGATCAAGAAATTCTCTGCTGCCAAATATATACATGATGATTCATTATTGTTCAAATCTACGAGCCTttggaatgaaaaattaaaagaaaactaagaaCAAAGTAATCAAATTAATGTCTAAACCGTTATATGAtacaatgacaataaaaataggAACCAACAATGCTAAAATACATGAAGTAAACCAGAAACAAACAAATGATTTTCTCACAG is part of the Populus trichocarpa isolate Nisqually-1 chromosome 7, P.trichocarpa_v4.1, whole genome shotgun sequence genome and encodes:
- the LOC7485040 gene encoding protein PELPK1 isoform X1, producing MASFNCFILALLIAFSFPGGEAARHLLQLPPLPSVPNLPKPTLPPMPSMPTLPQPPLPTLPTTQPSLPKPTLPPLPSLPTMPSLPKVTLPPLPSMPSNIPTIPIPTTVPTIPIPTTIPSIPFLSPPPAGN